Part of the Ctenopharyngodon idella isolate HZGC_01 chromosome 8, HZGC01, whole genome shotgun sequence genome, TTCCCATGGCCTACTTCTGAGAAAAGTAAAGAAACTCTAGATACTTCTACTGAATCGCAGTTGTCCTTGGAAATCTGTTCTGCTTGGATATAAAGaatgttcatattttaaatattttttcacgATTGTGTTCTATGTATTAGACCAAGGCCATATGTGTTAAAATCTCATCGTAACATAATGTAAACGTGCCACTATTGAACGGCACAGTTGATTACAGCCATTCAAACATTGATATCCACTTTTCAACTTAGTGAACTTTAGTCACAAGTTTTGACAGAACAATATCTGTCAAGTTTTCTCACACTGGGTATTTCAGAGCTAATATTCCTATCTTAAAACTCATTGCAAACAGTCAAGAGTTTATCAGTCCACAGCATTTGTGTATTTTCCCTCTCAGGCTCCTGTACTGCAGTATTTGTATTACCTGGCTCAGATCGGCATTGCCATGTCTCCGCTCAGCAACAACAGCCTCTTCCTCAGTTACCATCGAAATCCGCTGCCTGAGTACCTGTCCAGAGGCCTCATGGTGTCTTTGTCTACTGATGACCCACTGCAGTTCCACTTCACAAAGGTTGCAAGCCACATCATACCATCAGatatgatttttcttttctataGCTGTTATTTCTTGAGTGAGGTGTGTAATATGTTTGACCTAGTGTGTGTGGTTTTTCAGGAGCCGCTGATGGAGGAGTACAGCATCGCTGCTCAGGTGTGGAAGCTGAGCTCATGTGACATGTGTGAGCTGGCCCGAAACAGTGTACTCATGAGCGGATTTTCTCACCAGGTGCTCACATCTACACTTACACCTCTGTCAGCACCGGCAGAAGTCATTTTCAGTAACACTTGACAGTAAGGTtaaattagttaatgcattaggcaCCATGACTTAACAACAAACCATACTCTAAAATGGTATATTAATCTAGATAATTTCTACATacacaaaagtttggggtcagtaatttttttttttttttttttttttttaaataatacttttattcagcaacacAGTAAAAtctccagagttaaatcaactctgctcagagtacatatggtccctctctaaatagtgttaaagtaacactgaagcagagttaaagttaatgagataattgagCAATTAataaggctgtgactgaagtcagttgtagttcttgtgtttctctgttcttcagagattcttgttaacagcaggtgttcatcactaatgcgcaatcattaattaattgcttaacttttaatcaaataaatacagccttagtgagcataagagatttctttccaTAACCCTAACCgtccccaaacatttgaatggtagtgtatactaatacatttttaaatgtttttaatgtaattgtataacattaatgtattattaacaaaacatgatttaaaaatagtattttttataaattaccTTTATgttgattaataaatgctgtaaaaattgttaatcattgttagttcattgATACCTAacatattaactaatgttaacaaattgaacctttatattgtaaagtattacctatttttcaaaacttgtATACTATACATTGGTTCTCAACTTGTGGGTAGTGACCAAAAAATTAGTTGTGGACAACAGGGAAAAACAAtacttaaaaaacttaaatacttaaacttaaaaaattcCAGCTTTTAAAAGGGAGGATAAATACTTCTCATACTTTTGTTGGCTGTGCGTCCAAACACAACAGTACTGTGACACAAGTGTATCGGTCATGTTCAATGTGCATCCTAAAGCCAAACCACTGAAACAGATAATTAAAATACAAGGAATCAGAGAGAAAAGCATCTGACTAATGCATCCAAACGTCCTGTTTCAAGGTGAAAAGCTACTGGCTGGGGCCACATTATCTGAAAGAGGGGCAGGAGGGCAACGACATCCGACGCACCAACGTTCCAGACATCCGTGTGGCATACCGCTTCGAGACGCTGTGCGAGGAGCTGAATCTGATCACGCAGGCTGTGCGGTCAGAGGAGCTGGAGACGGTTGAAGAGCAGGGATCCTTGTGCATGGGTGCAGGACCGGCCAGATGTTAGAGGCGTCATATGCTTTAATTATTCAACCAGTGCAGAGTGTTAATGAAAGGTGAATCAGGGAAATGTGGGACAGTCAACTAAAtacccattttttttatttgtctttatttAGGTATTTGCTAGAAATGTACTGTAGTTATTTTGGTTGTAAAGTGCAGGTTTAAAGTCCTGATTGCAACAAACAAAATTGCACAAAGGAAATGCCAACATTGTatttgacaaaagcacataaacgGTTTTCAGAATACCAACTGGAAACACACTTACAGTATCTATGAAGGTTCCGGAAACCCACAATCAAGCTTTAGGAAACCCCAGAAGTGTCCCCCTCTGTTACTGTGGACCTTACACTGTCCATAACCTGCAGTCCAGCATGAAGATCAGTGAAATGGTTTACACCGTCATAGATAATGAACCATCATTTGGTGTTGCTTGTACACTTGTTCTGAACACTAACAGCCATAAGCGTCGGTTCTTTGGCTATTCTGTGTGAGCTCAAGTACCTCCGCACATCTGTCATGAGCCGTCATAatcatgtcatttttaaatgGAGTTTTTTCCTCATTTATAGTCTTGATTTTAGCATGTTCTGTTCTAATGTGTCTATTATTgtgatattatttattttctagtAGTTGTATCCTATGAGTCATTTGGCCATTTTTATTTGTGTCTGTAATTGAATAATTATTAGCGCTATTTATTGTAAATCAGACATGATAATATCAAAGTGAAGTTTATTTTTTCTGCTCTATTCTATatctcaaaattaaaatatcataattcTGTGAGTCTGTGGATTTAATATTGGATAGGTactgcactcaaaaaaatgaactttcactgttgttagtttcactcaaaccacccttgttcacattacttaaaaaactcatgtaactacatgaacgtAATTTAACTgcgttgtttctactaaaaattagtattgtcagctttacttagtaagtgtttgttcagtcaacttaacattgctaagtgaaatgcacaaattaatattgacataactaactgggcagtggatctgTAGTTCCCAgtatgctttgcaagggactgcattaggagagtaaatttagggattaaagttattttatgtgtttttcagtaaagggaaagatgttgttagtttatgttagtgtttaatgttcagttatgttggacatttagagtagtttctgtaatgttttttaattttgtggttaccattatgcagaagagtgcTGCCGAAGTTTAGGCTGTGAGCCTCATATACGCGTGTTTAGGATGGAATTCCTGCTCTCAATtcaattgagtttgttcaatgagttattttgcattttgtagagaaaatagttcatttaataaggtaaattaagtcaataaatgtgttcaccttacataataaacataacattattaagtaaactgcacatataatTATTATGTGACAGTGACATTCAAATGtattgtatttactcaaagaaattttgtcagctttccttaaatttcttttgttcatacaactaaattgttatttgtacaaattactcaatgTAGTTGCATGGAACCACGTGACCcttcttttttaagtaaatccaacaattaatttttttgagtgtgttcACTTTGTTTTTCAATGCAGAAGTAAGCTATTTGTAAATGTGCAATTTAGGATTTATTAGCCGCTGtaggtaaataactagaagaataactATGTAAATGGTAAAACTATGTGACtaaccagtgtgtttataattatgaaaaattaattttaacaaataCCATTTTGCAACATAACAGACTGTTTTGgtacagctaaaataatctGAGTCTGAATAATGAAACTATCAATGAATGGCAAACTGTGTGGCCTGGAAAACTCAGACAGCTTGGCATCTCTGTTTATCAAGCTGACCTGGCTTGAGTATCAAAGACAGAGgctttctttgtgttctttcatTTTGACCAGCCCTTTCCCTGTAGCCTTTGTCATCTAGTTTTACATCTTGGGGCTATAAATATTGCCTAAACTTTGAGTTTTAGAGCTTTTGTTTTACAAATGCTTAGAGCGtcacattaaacattttacaaactGTTTGGTCCAgcttcattttaatattagggttaaaaaaaattatataaaacaataaaatgcatgaattgCATAGTCAAAAGTTTCCAAGACAATTGGGAGATGTTTATTGTGAACTTTagtgttaaaggggacctattatgcaaaattcacttttgcatggtgtttggctataaatgtatgttgtcagtgtgtgtacacaaccaccctataatgataaaaatccaaccactccttttttttaatccccataaatcataagcagtgtctcagaacaagccgtttccagatccctggcagtgtgacatcacattagccacaggccccgaccacgaatgttgacagacagtgccgttttaacatagaaccgccctgagcgagtttacagccagtgttgccaacttagcgaCTTTGTCGCTAGATTTAGCGACTTTTCAGACCCTTTTAGtgacattttttcaaaaaagcGCCTAGCGACAAATCTAGCGACTATTTTGGACAAACCTCAGTAACTTTCCAAATGTCGCCAGTACTGTCCCGTGAGCGCGAGGTCTTGCTTTCTTTTTGGGCAGGTTTTAGCTACTTTCCTCAGAAAAtagttggcaacactgtttACAGCGAGtttacacagtccgccattgctgcactgacgagaacaTCTCCCAgacgttttaggtgttctgtagctggatggattaatccacatggTTCTCTCTttatttactccctaaatctgagccactgaagacgagatggattaattttgttttcgaagaaaatgctaTGTCTGcacgaatcatttcacaccggactgctttgtgaatgaatgtcaatacaaagggacaatacaaaacagaggttgtgctaaaaaattgttactcaaggatagatcagtaaactgttcgtgatccagcttacagtctccagagtgatactggatatggcagtaatgaaggtgagagcactttattacagttcatcggagttgatttacggatataaagtttaccagtttattaagcaccacccgaaaaggcataaggtctttatatatttgtttactgttagttgtaacgagtgtttctgtgtacttctcAATGTGTGTTGATGATAATGTAAgggagagagtttatggattatattttaatgcacacttgcagttttattaagctcttacagagattttctagagtgaaaacggacacttcatcttttgtgtgaagtacaataaacatcataaaactcacctgtaaagttttggccatcattcggacgggGTCTGGTACAACAGgtttgtactaatatagtggaagaagacaatataagttataaccgtaattgaactaaactatacctgatctatctccatgcagcatatattcccaatttctgacattatattgCGTCCTGACCATAggtcctgactgactcctgacagTGGAGAATGAGctctccgccctcttaggccgcgcgcagcagctcatttgcatttaaagggcacacactgaaaggcgcgtttttgctcaaccccaagtGGCAAtatgctataaaaaaattatctgtggggtattttgagctaaaacttcacatacactctctggggacatcagagacttattttacatcgtgtaacaggtcccctttaataaataTCGACTTGTATTTATGATGTGAATTTGTTCTAATTGAACACTCCATGCAGATCtgtataaaataagaaaatgtcgACTTTTTGGTCCTCTGGGAACAGCTTAAACAAGACTGTGTTTTGAATGCATATATATCattgctgaaaaataaaaatgaaatggtgGGTAGCCTATTAATTTACAGGAACAGATTAACGTCACATTACTTTTGTGGGTGTTGTGTAactactatccctttaaaccgcACAGAGCCACGTGCGCCCCAACGCCCCCTCTTCCATTCCGCTGCTCCTGCACCTCATTTTGAAGTGAGTTGCAAGATGGCAATGACATTGGCATACTGGGATATACGCGGGGTAAGAAATGGCGTAATTTTGTATAACTGTTATTAGACATTTAATTGATTCTTAATTTTTTGTCATGCAATCATCACAGAATATAAGAATCTAGTGGTTTTTCATGTCTAAACAATCAAATCTGTAATCCATATGCGTAGCTTGTTTAAATTCACATCTTTGGTGGACTGTAAGTCGAGACTCTAGAGATGGACTACGTTATGCAGTTAGTTGGCAGTCAAGTGCTAGAATTTTGTTGATACTTTTTGTCGTTTAGCGTGTCTACTCGACATGGCCACTGATGCTACTTTAATTACATGTCAGTCATGTTTATCTTAAAGCCGTTTCGGATGTGGTTACACCCCAATATTTAGGACAAAGCACTTGctctgttgttttattttagttcataAGAGCAAACGTTACATTAAACTTCTGTTAAAACACTGGGcaaatgtcagttttaacaCTGGGATTTGCAGACGTGTTTAAGAGCTGGGTAAACACCACTCTGCCAAAATGTCAaggcgattttttttttagcaaccAATCATTTACTTCCTTACCTTATCAAACATTCATATGCTTTCTGTAGTCACTGAACATTATCGCGCCTTATTATCTCCATCTCTGAgggaaaatgtcaaaaaaatgtCGAACAACAAACtcgttaaaggtgcaatatgtaatatttttgcagtaaaatatccaaaaaccactaggccagtgttatatattctgttcacttgagtacttacaatatcccaaatgtttacaACTATTTATGACTATTGTTTCATCTGTTAACAGCTTGCTCAACCAATCCGTCTGCTGTTGGAATACACTGGTACTAAGTATGAGGAGAAGTTCTATTCTTGTGGTGAAGGTAAGTGATGGTCATTATAACCAGCAGACATAGTCAGATTTTCTATATAAAACCACAATGACAGAGGGAGttgatttttatgttcttgTCTTGCAGCTCCCGACTATGACAGAAGCTGTTGGTTAAATGAGAAATACAAACTTGGGCTGGACTTTCCTAATGTAAGTTACACAGTTACCCCCAATAGTGTTTACTGTGCAATATAACATGTAATAACTAAACATCACCTTTCTTCACCAGTTGCCCTACCTAGTGGATGGTGACACCAAGGTAGTCCAAAGCAATGCCATAATGAGATACATCGCCCGCAAAAACAACCTCTGTGAGAACTTGATTCATGTATTCCTTCAGTAAACAAAGCTGTTGTATCACTGAAAATAGTCATCCAAGTGATGTAAAACATCTCTCTCTAATGTGTTTCTAGGTGGGGAAACTGAAGAAGAGCAGCTGAGAGTTGACATCTTGGAAAACCAGGCAATGGACTTCCGCAACGGTTTTGTCCGGCTCTGCTATGGAGACTTTGTGAGTGATGGATTGTATAAATCTCTGTATTACAGTGTTAAAGAAATTATCAactaataatatacatttttttgttatttgataagataacattatttttttttaaacttttgtttttgattaCAGGATGAAAACAAATCATGTTACAATGAGAACCTGCCAGGAACTCTAAAGCAGTTCTCTGACTTCCTTGGTGACAGGAAGTGGTTTGCTGGGAACAAGGTAAATAGGCATAATGTACACATAAGCACATTACTTTGTCCTTTTTAAATGATTGGAAATAACTATATCCCATGAGATTATTTGACATGCTCATCCCACTGTCTCATCCTGTAGATCACATTTGTGGATTTCATCATGTACGAGTTGTTGGATCAGCATCGTATGTATGAACCAGCATGCCTGGATGACTACAGAAACCTTAGATGTTTCCTGGAGCACTTTGAGGTTTGGATTCAGCTTTTGTCACACAGAATGATTTGATAGTCTCATGTAAGTTGTAATGTATAAGGATTAACCAGTAACCAGATATAATTGTGTTCCCTGTCAGAATCTTGAGAAGATTGCAGAATACATGAAGTCAAGCAAGTTCATGAAAACACCCGTGAACAGCAAGATGGCCAAATGGGGAAACAAGAAGGAGTGAAAATGTCAAGACTGTCTTGATCAAGCATCATAAGGTGCACCATCAACTGCTTTGAATATAACGTCAGTGCAGTTGAAGAGCACATGTGGTGATAGTTTTTTGAGACAGCTATTTTAAACCTTTTGATGAACAGGCAGTTTAAGGATAATTAGTTCAATTTACATCCCAGTGATACAGCTGACATATATTGATTATAAAAGCATTACAAAACAGTCAGTAATGTCTGTTGTTGTCTATAGATATAATGCAGTTGAAAAGCACTTATGTTTAGATTAAAGTGTTTAGGTGAGTGTTACACTTTGATTTTTGTCTATTTGATGCGATGAAAAGAGAAGCATTTCATTGTTATAGATTTCACCATTTGAATTGTGATTCTACATTTGTAAACAAATTGTAAACAAAATTAactgtaaacaaaataaactgcAATTTAAGCTTTGTTGAATTGTAAACAGAGCTTAAATTGCAGTACCTTATTTTGACCCAATAAATCAGAGCACTGTTTTGTTCAATGAAATTTACAAATATAATGCATTTAGTATGCACATATCATTGCTGTGAAAGATGAATCGTCGGTCCGTTAGCTCCGGTCGCACTAGTTGCACCGCCCCAAGAACGGCCCtgtccacagaagaaagtcacgCGAGTTTGGAGCACATGAGGATGAATGTTTACAGCTGCACCTGCTGAGATGCCCCAGTCTAGACACACCCCAAAGTGTCATGTCGCCCTGCCCATCGCACTGCTCTTACACCTGAGCGCGCCCACACCTCTGCATTCCACTGCCCCTGCACAAAGGTGCTTGTTGCAATTTGCAAGCTGGCAATGAAATTGGCATACTGGGATATACGAGGGGTAAGAAACAGCAATAATTTTGCATAACTGGTAGACATTA contains:
- the LOC127516996 gene encoding glutathione S-transferase Mu 4 isoform X1, yielding MAMTLAYWDIRGLAQPIRLLLEYTGTKYEEKFYSCGEAPDYDRSCWLNEKYKLGLDFPNLPYLVDGDTKVVQSNAIMRYIARKNNLCGETEEEQLRVDILENQAMDFRNGFVRLCYGDFDENKSCYNENLPGTLKQFSDFLGDRKWFAGNKITFVDFIMYELLDQHRMYEPACLDDYRNLRCFLEHFENLEKIAEYMKSSKFMKTPVNSKMAKWGNKKE